The proteins below come from a single Micromonospora citrea genomic window:
- a CDS encoding MFS transporter, translating to MTSHLDTRDTRLALLVIAAAQLLVVMDGTIVTVGLPVIGTGLGIAEADLDWVLTAYALAFGGLLLAGGRAGDVFGRRRMFRAGLVVFLAASLLGGLAGNGTVLMAARVLQGVGAAIVAPAALSLLADTFAAGPARNRALGVYGAMGGLGSVVGLLLGGALTEYWGWRWIMFVNIPIALLVLAGTFALVPGTRERGGLDLPGAGTVTLALGALVYAINRAGSHGVGDGLTVTVGAIAVALLVVFALVQRSARRPMLPSGVLGDRGRLGANVVMLLMGAGQLATFYFLTLYMQTIKQYPPMITGVAYLPFAVGIGLGSGVVGPRLQARTSTQVVLATGTAVAAAAMGWFSLLTPDQNPLLVLLPAQLAGGIGLGIGFVAATIGGVQGVASRDSGIASGLVNTSQQIGGALGLAVLAGIAVNVTTSQPAGTPLPDALTSGYTVGMLGGGGFYLAAILAAVLLLRPRPTNRHTERKPEALGSMPG from the coding sequence ATGACCTCGCATCTCGATACCCGCGACACCCGCCTGGCCCTGCTGGTGATCGCCGCCGCGCAGTTGCTGGTGGTGATGGACGGCACCATCGTGACCGTGGGCCTGCCCGTCATCGGAACCGGGCTCGGCATCGCCGAGGCCGACCTGGACTGGGTGCTCACCGCCTACGCCCTGGCCTTCGGTGGCCTGCTGCTGGCCGGCGGTCGCGCCGGCGACGTGTTCGGCCGCCGCAGGATGTTCCGCGCCGGACTGGTCGTCTTCCTGGCCGCCTCTCTGCTGGGCGGTCTGGCCGGCAACGGCACCGTGCTGATGGCCGCCCGCGTCCTGCAGGGTGTCGGCGCCGCGATCGTCGCTCCGGCCGCGCTGTCCCTGCTGGCCGACACCTTTGCCGCCGGGCCGGCGCGCAACAGGGCGCTCGGTGTCTACGGCGCCATGGGCGGCCTGGGCTCGGTTGTGGGCCTGCTGCTGGGCGGCGCGCTCACCGAGTACTGGGGCTGGCGGTGGATCATGTTCGTCAACATCCCCATCGCGCTGCTGGTCCTGGCCGGGACATTCGCCCTGGTGCCCGGCACCCGCGAGCGCGGCGGCCTCGACCTGCCCGGAGCGGGCACGGTGACGCTCGCCCTCGGTGCGCTGGTGTACGCGATCAACCGGGCCGGGTCGCATGGCGTCGGCGACGGGCTCACCGTGACCGTCGGCGCGATCGCCGTGGCGCTGCTCGTGGTGTTCGCGCTCGTCCAGCGCAGCGCGCGCCGCCCGATGCTGCCGTCAGGCGTCCTGGGCGACCGCGGCAGGCTCGGTGCGAATGTGGTGATGCTCCTGATGGGCGCCGGGCAACTGGCCACCTTCTACTTCCTCACCCTGTACATGCAGACGATCAAACAGTACCCGCCCATGATCACCGGCGTGGCCTATCTGCCGTTCGCCGTAGGCATAGGCCTCGGCTCCGGCGTCGTCGGCCCCAGACTGCAGGCCCGTACCTCTACGCAGGTCGTTCTGGCGACCGGGACGGCGGTGGCCGCCGCGGCGATGGGCTGGTTCAGCCTGCTGACCCCGGACCAGAACCCGCTGCTCGTGTTGCTGCCCGCGCAGCTCGCCGGCGGCATCGGCCTGGGCATCGGCTTCGTCGCAGCCACCATCGGCGGCGTCCAGGGTGTCGCATCGCGCGACTCGGGCATCGCCTCCGGCCTGGTCAACACCAGCCAGCAGATCGGCGGTGCCCTCGGCCTGGCCGTCCTGGCTGGCATCGCCGTCAACGTCACCACGAGCCAACCGGCAGGTACCCCCCTGCCCGACGCGCTCACCAGCGGCTACACCGTCGGCATGCTCGGCGGGGGCGGCTTCTACCTGGCCGCGATCCTTGCCGCCGTCCTCCTCCTGCGTCCCCGGCCCACGAACCGGCACACCGAGCGCAAACCGGAGGCCCTCGGGAGCATGCCCGGATGA